A single Bacillus sp. HMF5848 DNA region contains:
- a CDS encoding glycoside hydrolase family 3 N-terminal domain-containing protein: protein MRKISIILLVFLVLSACTNNSSPQINDEIDQLISDMTIEEKVGQLAQIDIHFLMKNTWSKGGLDKNKLKTVIVDYGVGSILSGGGGSPDINSPKEWAEMVNEVQKMTEQTRLNIPVLYGVDAVHGHNNVKGAVIYPHNLAVASTFNVQLAEKEAALTSEELAATGINWNFAPVLDVARDPRWGRTYETFGEDPYLVSMMGKHMINGIEASGKVAATAKHFIAYSGTNNGQDRQPADISERTLREIYLPPFEAAFNAGVDTVMVNSAEVNGVPVHASKGLLTDLLRDELHFNGVILSDWEDVHKLTDYHQVSRNYKQANALAFEAGIDMSMIPMTLEDIDLLIELVTEGAISEERLDESVQRILTLKKELGLFDERYVIADEAADVFKRQETFETARELARQSIILLKNDDILPLPKDVKSILVVGPTANSISRLAGGWTIGWQGAEEHDLTTGSTVLDEIKKKVSPQTNISILTGEEERDEIMAVAKDVDVVIAVVGEKPYAEFEGNTTSLALPDGQSELLATLQSVNENVVMVTVSGRPLAIEQEASMVKGVLWTFLPGTEGGMAIADVLFGDYNPSGKLPITIPKHEGQLPTYYNDRVTATYEPLFSFGDGLSYTTFSYKDLKVSDLMNNDKTLKVSIIVKNTGAVAGDEVVLVYAQDFYQGVTPRHKQLTAFERVSLQPNEEKEVQFEIPFNQLKKYDQELQRTLPNQLFIKIDHLREEVTLR from the coding sequence TCAATTATCCTATTAGTTTTCCTTGTATTATCAGCATGTACAAACAACTCATCTCCACAAATTAACGACGAAATCGACCAATTGATTTCAGATATGACCATCGAAGAAAAAGTAGGACAGTTGGCACAGATAGATATTCATTTTCTAATGAAAAACACTTGGTCAAAAGGTGGGTTGGACAAGAATAAGTTAAAAACAGTTATTGTTGATTACGGAGTAGGCTCGATTTTAAGTGGAGGAGGTGGCTCTCCTGATATAAATTCGCCTAAAGAATGGGCTGAAATGGTGAATGAAGTTCAAAAAATGACAGAACAAACACGATTAAATATCCCAGTCCTTTATGGTGTAGATGCCGTGCATGGGCATAATAATGTAAAAGGTGCTGTAATTTATCCTCATAATTTAGCAGTTGCTTCTACATTTAATGTACAACTAGCCGAGAAAGAGGCTGCTCTGACATCAGAGGAACTTGCGGCTACAGGCATTAACTGGAACTTTGCACCTGTTTTGGATGTAGCGCGCGACCCTCGTTGGGGCCGTACATATGAAACGTTCGGAGAAGATCCGTATTTAGTTTCAATGATGGGCAAGCATATGATAAATGGAATCGAAGCATCAGGAAAAGTGGCCGCAACAGCTAAGCACTTCATTGCATACAGTGGAACAAACAACGGACAAGATCGTCAACCTGCTGATATATCAGAGCGAACTTTACGAGAAATATACTTGCCACCGTTTGAAGCTGCGTTTAATGCAGGAGTTGATACGGTTATGGTAAACAGTGCTGAAGTCAACGGAGTACCTGTCCATGCTTCTAAAGGGCTACTGACAGATCTATTACGAGATGAATTACACTTTAATGGCGTCATTCTATCGGATTGGGAAGATGTTCATAAACTAACAGATTACCATCAAGTTTCGCGGAATTACAAACAGGCTAATGCCCTAGCTTTTGAGGCGGGTATAGATATGTCCATGATCCCGATGACACTAGAAGATATAGATCTATTAATTGAGTTGGTGACAGAAGGCGCGATATCTGAAGAGAGATTAGACGAATCTGTTCAACGCATATTAACCTTAAAAAAAGAACTTGGTCTATTTGACGAACGATATGTAATTGCTGACGAAGCCGCAGATGTGTTTAAAAGACAGGAAACCTTTGAAACGGCGAGAGAGCTTGCGAGACAGTCTATTATTCTTTTAAAGAATGACGATATATTACCACTTCCAAAAGATGTAAAATCTATACTGGTTGTCGGACCGACAGCCAATAGTATAAGTCGTCTAGCGGGTGGATGGACAATTGGATGGCAAGGTGCGGAGGAACATGATTTAACAACAGGTAGTACAGTTTTAGATGAAATAAAGAAAAAAGTCTCTCCTCAAACAAACATTAGCATCTTAACTGGGGAAGAGGAACGTGACGAAATTATGGCAGTAGCTAAAGATGTTGATGTAGTTATTGCAGTCGTCGGTGAAAAGCCATACGCAGAATTCGAAGGGAATACAACATCGTTAGCTTTACCGGATGGACAGTCCGAGTTACTAGCAACATTACAATCTGTAAATGAGAACGTAGTGATGGTAACTGTCTCAGGACGCCCGCTAGCGATTGAACAAGAAGCTAGTATGGTCAAGGGTGTATTGTGGACGTTCTTACCTGGGACAGAGGGGGGCATGGCAATAGCTGACGTATTGTTTGGGGACTATAATCCATCGGGGAAGCTACCGATTACAATTCCAAAACATGAAGGTCAGCTACCAACCTATTACAATGATAGAGTAACAGCTACGTATGAGCCTTTGTTCTCGTTTGGTGACGGCTTAAGCTATACAACATTTTCTTATAAAGATTTAAAAGTATCAGATCTTATGAATAATGATAAGACTCTTAAGGTGTCTATCATTGTTAAAAATACAGGTGCGGTTGCAGGGGATGAAGTTGTACTCGTGTATGCACAAGATTTTTATCAAGGAGTGACACCTAGACATAAGCAGCTTACAGCCTTTGAAAGAGTTTCATTACAACCTAATGAGGAAAAAGAAGTGCAGTTTGAGATACCTTTTAATCAGTTGAAAAAATATGATCAAGAGTTACAACGAACATTGCCTAATCAATTGTTTATAAAAATAGATCATCTACGTGAAGAGGTAACATTACGGTGA